From the Cryptomeria japonica chromosome 2, Sugi_1.0, whole genome shotgun sequence genome, one window contains:
- the LOC131858996 gene encoding uncharacterized protein LOC131858996 has protein sequence MKQVVAEARDIQMFIWNHHTSLALFRSFSKKEFLKPIETRYATYFILLERMLEVHDPLQLMVVNPEYVCFVISPIVDVIRYADIDSPSLGEIYETFDSMLGKIKQTILAKDPTLGFYEQHIRPIVTQRWNIMNTPLHMAADALNPKWYAPKDGRLPPCDNDEVLDGFTRAIDKIYTEEQASILRAQFLDFTNLHGPTLSKPQASRLLSQVASSSATKRNWSTYGFIHSIKRNRLTSRQVEKLVAMHSALRLQDRQIPEYRQTPAL, from the exons ATGAAGCAAGTGGTGGCAGAAGCTAGAgacattcaaatgttcatttgGAACCACCACACCTCACTTGCTCTCTTTAGATCATTTTCAAAGAAAGAGTTCCTTAAACCTATTGAAACAAG GTATGCCACTTACTTCATCTTGTTGGAGAGGATGCTTGAGGTGCATGATCCTCTACAACTGATGGTGGTGAATCCTGA ATATGTTTGCTTTGTCATCTCACCTATTGTAGATGTCATTAGATATGCTGATATAGACTCTCCTAGTCTTGGAGAGATATATGAGACATTTGACAGTATGCTTGGGAAGATTAAGCAAACAATTTTGGCCAAGGATCCTACTTTGGGGTTCTATGAGCAACATATTAGGCCCATTGTGACacaaaggtggaacataatgaacACCCCGCTTCATATGGCAGCCGATGCATTGAATCCCAAATGgtatgcaccaaaggatggaaggttgcctccatgTGACAATGATGAGGTTTTAGATGGGTTCACGCGAGCCATTGATAAGATATATACAGAGGAGCAAGCTTCCATACTTCGTGCACAATTCCTTGACTTCACAAATCTTCATGGTCCTACATTGAGTAAACCACAGGCGAG TCGCTTACTTTCACAGGTTGCTAGTTCCTCTGCTACaaagaggaattggtccacatatggCTTTATCCACTCTATCAAGAGGAATAGACTTACCTCTAGACAAGTGGAGAAGCTAGTGGCCATGCATAGTGCTCTTCGACTTCAGGATCGTCAGATTCCAGAGTATCGACAGACTCCAGCTTTATGA